The nucleotide window TTTTCTTGCTTCATTCTTCGGCGATGGAACCGTGTATGTATGGCTCTTAAACGCTTCAGGTATGTCAGGCTTTATTGCCTGGCTCGGGATCGCCATTTGCCACTACCGTTTCCGCAGAGCGTTTGTAGCACAAGGGTTGGATATGAACTTATTACCGTTTAAATCTAAATTCTTCCCATTTGGACCGATCTTCGCCTTTCTAGTCTGTGGATTTGTTGTTTTAGGACAAAACTATTCAGCTTTCATGGGTGACAAAATTGATTGGAACGGGGTATTAGTATCTTACATCGGCCTGCCACTATTCCTTATTTTATGGCTTGGCTATAAATTCACGAAGAAAACCAAGCTAATCCCATTAAAGAAATGTGATTTAACAAATTAATTCATTAAGAATGAGCACAAAAAAACAGACCCTAGCCGGTCTGTTTTTTGTATCGTGCAATATAGGACACACTATTCTTCCTCAGATGCCCACACATATAAATCTTCAATCTGACAATTCAATTCTTTGGAAATAGTCATCGCCGTATTTAAGTTCATTACCTTCTTAGATATGTAGTCGTCGAGTTGACTCCTAGGAATATTTGTATTCTTTTCCAAACCATCCAAATCCATTCCGTTCTTAGATAATAAATCCTTGAGGTTACTTTTTCTTGCTTTATAATTAGTCAAAATGACACCTCGCTTTTGTAAAGCATACCATAGTTTGCTTATAATGGAAAGGTAATGGCATTTTGTTTTTCCATTGGCGGCTCTCAAATCCCGATAAGTAACATTATGTGACTTTCATTTTGTGGTATACTTAAAAAGGAATAGTAAAGGGGTGTTGTAATTTGAAAAACTCAAATAACCGCTACATGAATGGCCAAACTGTAAATATTAAAGAAACAGGTGAGGCTGTCACCATTTTGAAATGGCAATATGTAAAAAATATGAAAAGATATTCTTATATCGTAAAAGAGCACCCGGGTACATTTTATTTTGAAGAAGAGCTGCAGGACTAATAAATAAAAAATGATATCAAAAAAGAAGACTCATTCAATGAATGGGTCTTCTTTTTCTTTACCAACTAAAATTCTGCATTACCTGGTGTTCTTGGGAATGGGATGACGTCCCTAATGTTCGACATACCGGTTAAGTACATTATTAAGCGTTCAAAACCAATTCCATAACCTGAATGTTTTGTACCGCCGTATTTTCTTAACTCCAAATACCACCAATAGTCTTCCTCATTCATACCAAGTTCATTGATTTTTCCAGCAAGAATATCTTCCCGTTCCTCACGTTGGCTGCCACCGATTAATTCACCGATACCAGGTACAAGTAAATCCATTGCTGCTACTGTTTTTTGATCTTCATTTAATCTCATATAGAAGGCTTTAATTTCTTTTGGATAATCCGTAACAAATACTGGACGTTTGAAGATCTTTTCGCATAAATAACGTTCATGCTCAGTTTGGAGATCTACTCCCCATTCCACAGGATAGGTAAACGTTTCACCCGACTCTTGTAACATCTTAATAGCTTCCGTATACGTCACACGGCCAAAGTTTGCAGTATGGGCATTATTCAAACGGTCTAACAAACCCTTTTCAATAAAGCTGTTAAAGAAATTCATCTCCTCAGGAGCTTGTTCCGTAACATAGCCAATTACGTATTTCACCATTTCTTCAGCTAAATCCATAATATCAGGCAGTTCAGCAAAGGCAAGCTCTGGCTCTATCATCCAAAACTCGGCTGCATGCCGGGCTGTATTTGAATTCTCCGCTCTAAATGTTGGTCCAAATGTATACACATTACGGAACGCTAACGCAAAA belongs to Neobacillus sp. OS1-2 and includes:
- a CDS encoding helix-turn-helix transcriptional regulator, which encodes MTNYKARKSNLKDLLSKNGMDLDGLEKNTNIPRSQLDDYISKKVMNLNTAMTISKELNCQIEDLYVWASEEE
- the asnS gene encoding asparagine--tRNA ligase, encoding MKQALIKDLYRNTDSYIDQKVQLSGWIRTIRDSKTFGFIELNDGSFFKGVQIVFDEQLANFKDIAKLPISSSIKVEGDFIHTPQAKQPFEIKATEIVIEGSSNADYPLQKKKHSFEYLRTIAHLRPRTNTFSAVFRVRSLASFAIHKFFQEKGYVYVHSPIITGSDTEGAGEMFRITTLDMDNLPKNDEGKTDSTKDFFNKETNLTVSGQLSAESFALAFRNVYTFGPTFRAENSNTARHAAEFWMIEPELAFAELPDIMDLAEEMVKYVIGYVTEQAPEEMNFFNSFIEKGLLDRLNNAHTANFGRVTYTEAIKMLQESGETFTYPVEWGVDLQTEHERYLCEKIFKRPVFVTDYPKEIKAFYMRLNEDQKTVAAMDLLVPGIGELIGGSQREEREDILAGKINELGMNEEDYWWYLELRKYGGTKHSGYGIGFERLIMYLTGMSNIRDVIPFPRTPGNAEF